CAAcacaaataaaagataaaattgctGGCAACAATGTTGTCAACTCTTCCTAAAGCAAATAGAGGTGCCCTTCCTCCTAAAGGCCAGTCTTCCAATTAGTTAAAGGCTAATCTTATCATCTTTAacattttattctatttaaatattttttaattaattattattattattattgtctaATCTTTATCTAATCCTAATATTACCTGCCCTTTTGAACCCTATTTTGTCCTAAAGGTGGAAAAATTGGaaaatcttgtttattttttatttttattttttacaccagcattttgattattttctttacattttttcttaccaattttgaaaaaagtCCATCTGTTTTGCCATTAGTTCAATTGTCATCAGTGATTGAAAAAGTCAATCTTATGTTGTTCATCATTGTTGAAAATACCATTCTAGCGTCGTTCATCCTAAGCACCATCGAATATACCTCAAATCCCAACCTCACAAACATTTTCTAGCCAAATTCAGCATCATCTACCATCTAAAATATACCAagaactccaaatccaacctcAATTTCATCGTCTTTTTTAATAGTCTTTCTTTTTACGACTTCCTCTTCAGATAACAGAAATGGTAGCTAAGCCTTGATCTCTCCGTCTTTTTCCTCAATCACCTCCCTTTTCATGATTTCTTTCATAAACAATACGATGGTGGCAACAAATGCAAATCCTTCAATTTCTTGAGACACCCTTTCATATCCTTAAATCCATTGGCTAGATTATCCAATTGGATTCCATAGCTTTTAACTTTTCCTTTACTGTCTTCAAAATCCTTCCACATCAATTCTATTCTCCATCCTTTCCATCATTTTCCGATCAACacaatatttgtaatattaaactGTTTGCAACAAGAGGTGTGAACTCATCTTTAGACAAATAGAGATGTTTTACCTGCCAATCAATCAAAGGGCCCAAAATATCTAAGTATCCtaactttcaaatttatatattatctaaatcgtttattttattctaatctcAAGTATCTTATCCCAATCTTAtcatcttaaatattttatcctattaaaatattttatttaaataataaattttcttaactaattaactaaaattaatattgtagtaattattattattatctgaCCCTAACATTTTCTAAAAGTTTATAAATGGAAGAAAGaagaaccaaaaacataatgGGCTTGAACACATTGAATCTTAGAACTGTTGTTGGGTTTTTTATTGGATAAGAAATTGGACAATTGTATGGGCATCTTAGTGCTGATGATCTCATACTGATGCGAAATTGAGAATTTCTATTTGATACACTTCTTATGATTTAGAAGATTGGAAGTGCTAAGGGATCTCGTTTGCCAAAAGGGTTGACCATGATAGGCTGAAAGATGAATAAGAAAAACTAATGGATTTAAAAACATGGCAAGCCTAAACTGCCCTACAAGATGGCTGTTGCCAGGTGAAATAAAAACTAAGATGGAAGAGCACTGTGTTAGGCTGTTTGGGAAGTTGTGGAAAGGATCGGACACCTCTTGTTGTCTTCATTAATATTGTTCATTGGAGTATTTGTTCTTTTTGAAGAGGTTTCTAACACACTGCCATTAGAGAATCATTTGAAGGTTTTGAAGATAGGTTGTGTAAAAGTTGATTAAGGACCCGAAGGAAAAGGCAAATCTTGGCGTCATGATGtttttctttcacaaaatttatcatcaaaatttaacACCACCATTTAAGCTTGTCTGTGTTGTGTTATGTTATTTCTATTAATTGGCTTTAGTTGTAGCTATCTGTTTAGTTCTTTTAGcataaatttggtatttatagaACAAAATTCAAGAAAGTTGTAACACTTTGTTGCTGCATACCAATTTGGGACAAATTCTTTTCTGGattaaaaatttacttaaagGTGCAGTATCTGTGCCTGTTGCTCCTATGTTAGTATAGTTTATCACAGCCTAGGCTCTTCTGTGATTGCAGGCAGCATCAGGGACTAAAGGTGGTTCAAGTGGTTCCCCAGTTATTGATTGGCAAGGTAGAGCAGTGGCCTTGAATGCTGCTGGCAAGTCATCAAGTTCATCCGCCTTTTATTTACCTCTAGAACGGGtgagtttcttttatttttatgtctaCTGTCACAATATTGGTTATATATGAGATAGAGCATACCTTTTGCAGTGTTGCAAATAATTAGGATTAAGAGGTTATTGTTCTAGAGTTTTATGCCATAACTGAGGCGATCTAAACAAACTTCTTTTGATGTTATATTGTTTCCTgcaaatttcttatttttttgtgtttagttaaaaagtTGTAAATAGGTTCAAGCAAAATTTTATACTTAACTGTGATATTTGATCTAATGCATTGTTATTAACACTTTTTGTCAAATGTTTAATCTAGAACAATATATTctttgtggaaaaaaaaaaatatcgtAGAAGAGAACTTTATTATCAGTGCTTGTAATGGTTATCTAGTTAGATAGTCTACTTGAATATTCTTTTGAAGAGCATTTATAAGGAAGAGATTGATTTAAGGTACTCCTGGATGGTGTATATAGAAATTTGTGTTGTCTTGATTGTTGTTGGAGCTACCCTGTGTAACAGACAGTGATATTTAATATGTCCCTAatagttttagtattttttatttgagttccCCCTTTGTTAGAGGTATTACAGCAGATTTCTTTTCTAAGGCTATCAACTAAAATGCTTAAATGTTTCAGTAGATCTGTTAGTGCACTTCTGGCCATAGTGCAGAACTCAGATAGCGAAATTTTAGTTTCTCAGTGCAATTGttttcataactttttttaactttcatgATTGCTTTATAGTTTTCTAATACAATGTTTGTGTTCTACTTTTTGCATTGTCTGAATATAAAATTAGTTGAGACCTATACTAAAAATTGATTCTTAAACCATCCGGTTTTATCCAAATGATTCAGGTCGTGTCACTGTTCATTTGATTTACTCCTAGGAGTTCTACTATCTGAGTTTTCTATTTCTTCTGAAGGTTGGCTTTGCTCTTTGGGCCTTTCTGCCATTCGTCATTGTATATGTGAACCCTTGAATAGTATCTTAAGTCTATAGTTCTCACCActgaaaacaaattattattcaatttcagGTTGTAAGAGCTCTCAAATTCCTCCAGAAGGCAAGAGattcttatataaataagtGGGAGGCAGTCTCTATTCCTCGTGGTACACTACAGGTTTGTTAATATTGTTGTCCTTGCAACACCTTACTTTTACTGATGTTTCATTTATTATCATTGTGCTTTTTGACCTTTTGTTTCAATTGTGTCAGAAAGAAGGTTGAACACATGTTGGTCAGTGTCATAGAGTTTGTTGTGATGTCTTCATTCAGGAATTCTCTCATTAATCTTTCCTTGTAATCACCAAAATTCTATCCCCACCTATATTCTGCTTATGGCATTGGCTTTTGtatgaaatcaatattttcttgcAATGTAATTGTTTTGACTCATTCTTTTTGCTGAATATAATCCCTTTGAGTTCATCCCTAAGCAAATTAACCAGGTATAAAATATGACCAATTTATAGATGGCTGAAGATTGGTGTTCTTGCTGTGCTATTTATGCccatatttaaaattgttttctttattcatCTGAATTGGGTTGCAATTTGGTCGAGCATTTCTTGGGGTCTTTTGATACTGTTTTGTGTACAATTGGTACTGTCTTGTAGCTTATTTTAAGCTTGATTATCTGAAACACATATGAATTTACTGTGGAAAGCTTATTCATTGCTTTGCAAATTCTCCTTACACTTACataagtattattttgtttcatccatgaaaaaatggaaaaaaaaaaaaaatctggtaCACTTTCAGAACCTCCCATTAATAATGATGTCTGTACCCTATTCAATACCATTTCATTATGTgtcattgttaattttttttttaattcttgattTAGAGTGTGAATATTTCTTAACAGGTTGTTGCTTCTGCTTATTATATGCTATTGTCATTGGTGAACAGtgtgaaaattttatcatttgtgACATTGGACAGTTATTTATGTAGGTGACATTTCTTCATAAAGGATTTGATGAGACCCGACGACTTGGTCTCCAAACTGGAACGGAGCAGGTACTTGGGTTGTTACTTATATTCtcttgttttgatgaatatCTTTTGTTGAATATGGTTTCTAAATAACCTACCATATGTGTGTTTAGATGGTGCGACATGCATCTCCTCCTGTAGAAACTGGATTGCTTGTTGTTGACTCTGTGGTGAGCATACTTgagagttttatatatatattcttaaataAAGTAGTCATCTTTGTTGCTTTCTAGGCCATTTATATACTTGCCACAATCCCTTTTTTAAATATCATGTTTGTAATAAgattttatacatatttcaGGTGCCTGGTGGCCCAGCACATTCACAATTAGAGTCAGGTGATGTCCTTGTTCGTGTGAATGGGAAAGTAAGTGGTGCCTTTAAATACTGacactagtttttttttttttttttgcactcaCTTGTTTCTGGTATGATTTAAGATATATGACAAttgtatagatttttttttgtgtatatatatatatatatattatatattagggGTGAGCAAAATACCCGATAAGAACTAGAGTCGTTGGATATCTGACTTTCGGTTTCGGTTTCTACCCATAACTGGTCTACCACAAGtaggttttggttttggtttcaCTCCTTTAGGGAATCAAAACTGATCCGTAATTAGATCCAAAGCCAAATCATAATACCCATCGTGACTTGGCACCATTACCTTTGCGTTACCAACACCATTCCCTTTGATTTCATCGACTTTTTTCCATTCGACGATCACCACAATCATCACTACAACAAAAGGACCAATTTCTTTGAAATGGGTGGATGAAACTTCCTTAGCATTTGTTGATTAGTGGTGTGGAAAAGATGCATTGGACCATAGGCAATGATGTGAAGCAATTCATTTTGCAAGTTATGAATTCAAGATAGAGGGGTTGCCTCACTAATATTTCCTCTAGACTCATCAATAGGGTGTTGCTAAACAAAGTTTACAAAAAAGTCAAACGGGTTTTGATGATGGCAGTTGCTTGATCAAAAAGGGGAATTGTTGTATCACAACAGAAGCATGTGCTTGACTTTCTAAAGGAAACAAGGATGCTTATAGATAACAACTACAGACATAGCATAACTGAAGAAAGTCCTCCTATAGATAAAGGAAGATGCCAATGTCTTGTAGGTAAGCTTATCTATATGTCGCACACAAGACTAGACATCGGTTTTTTAGTCGCTGCTGCAAGTTACTTTATGAATAACCCAACTGAGAAACACATGGAGGGAGGCTATTGTATTTTCAAGTATCTAAAGATGACAAGTGTTGCACTGTTCttcaagaaaattcaaaattgagatattcaaatttattcagATTTGGATTGGGCTGGTTCAGTCATTGATTGAAGGTCTACTACAAGTTATTGCACCTATGTATGGGGAATCTTGGTTGCATGGAATAGTAAGAAACAATCCATTGTTGCTAGTAGTAGTGGAGAGGCAAAATTCATAGCAATGGCTTATGGAATTTTTGAAGGGATGTGGCTTAAAAAGGTTcttgatgaattaaaattttgtcaggTGAATCTATGAAGATAAACTGTGATAATCAAGCATCCATAATTATTGCAAAGAATATTGTATATCATGATAGAACGAAACATGTGaagatagattttttttttttctaaatgcATATGTTTCCTTTGCAAGGCTAGTTAAAAATTGATTGGtgatcttttttcttgttttctcccCCTGCCTCAGCATGGGTGACTCCTaagcattttatcaaaatgcgcacatttttttttttctgaatgtGTGTGTTTATCTTCCTTGTTGCAAAGGTTGGTTTGTTTGTTAAAATTGTGAAGAGCTGCAACACCAACTTATGAAATATGTGGGCTCAATTTGTAATTTGCTCATGTACTGTATTGTGCTTGTGATGATGCTAGGTTGTGGGATTTATGATGTGTTTCACTTGATTTCTTTgtatgtttatttaaataacGACCTTAGATAGATGGAAGAGActtcatttcaaatatttgCTTCCTTGAAATAATAGAGGAATGGCAATTAATGTTTGATGACTTTTCTTGATCATCAAATTTCTACTGCAGGTGATAACGCAATTTCTGAGCTTGGAGACTTTGCTTGATGACAGTGTTGAGAACACAATTGAATTGCAGATTGAAAGGGGTGGCACTTCAATGACTGTAAACTTAGTGGTGGGCTTATAATGGCTTGCACATTTGTTATTGTCGATGTTCACCACAATTGTTGAATCTAATATGTTCTCTTGTATACATCAGGTCCAGGATTTGCACTCGATAACTCCTGACTACTTCTTAGAAGTAAGTGGTGCAGTGATGCATCCTTTATCATATCAACAGGTAGGTTGAATGTTGCCACTTTTGCTTTGTAAGcatttcatgattttttcaTACGTAGTTGTTcaatttgtttactttttaaCCCTATCTCCAGAAGTTGCTCACTCAAAAATttagtattaatttttatcaaaattggGTAAAACTTCTCTATTTGGATTATACTAACATGGTTTACTTATACTGTGGTTTACTTTTTGTTTCCTGTGCTTGCTTATGAAGATACAATGTTCATATGGTTACTTTTTACAGGCTAGAAATTTCCATTTTCCTTGTGGGCTTGTATACGTTTCTGAACCTGGGTAAGTTTATGTACATACTAAAGTTTTTTattgttagttttattttatttttcagctattgtttttttattatatgttgttCTCTGCTGATTTAGTAATTCAATGTGGCAAGAAAGTCCATcatgataaatttgattgtcAAGCGATCAACTGCACTTGATCACACATTTCATCCCTTACATTTTACTTGTAGTGAAAATTCTTTGAGGTTTATTACTGGTGCTTTTGTTGTTAGACTGAATGGTGCACTGCAGATTTAGTCCTGAAAATCATTGGCATTTATTTAGAATAGCATGTTTGGTTAGTATAACCTTAATGGCTTACAATGTTTAATGGTCACTCCATGCCTGTTTAATGTGAATCAATGGGTTTGGTGGAGTAACATCACCTATTGTCTAGTTAATATAGCTGATTACTTAATTTTCTGGGACTCAAGTGAGAGGATTTTATATCATACAacacaattttgttttgacatgGTGTATCTTTTTGATCTGCtggctcttttatttttttttctttttcttttttaagattgtcattttaatttacaattttactctgtttcttcttgttcttcttctttttttaattataattttcaactatTGCAGATATATGCTATATAGAGCAGGTGTTCCTCGCCATGCCATCATTAAGAAATTTGCCGGTCAAGAGATATTTCAGCTTGATGAACTAATCTCAGTTCTATCTAAGCTGTCTAGGGGTGCTCGAGTACCATTAGAATATTTAAGCTATACAGACCGCCATCGCAGGAAGGTACATGATTTTAACAATTGCTTCGTTGCCCTATtggatatttattaaaagaaaaatactgCTAGATATGTTTTATTTGATGTTTTTCACTTGCAAAATTTATTATGCTAATGGATGATGATAGGGAAGGGGCAATAAGTAAATTGATGAATTCTGGCCCTTGCATGACCTCTATTTTAGGCCTAAATGTGTTTGATTGACTCACTCAGTTATTGCTAGTTTATGTCTGAGAATTGGATTTAGTATGTAGTGAGTGACTGAGATAAGATAAAGGTTATTGGAGTCACTTATCTACTATTCCTGATTTTACAGTCTCCAAAATTCAGGCCTAGGCACTGGATATGGTTTATTTAAATTGGCTGTTAAATTCTGGTatgattattcaaaatttaaagagtGCTTTCTTATTAACGACTTGAGCAGGTTGTGGGGTGGTTATTGCAATTCAATCCTCTGCAACTTCTAGAAGCTTTTTTTGGggatattatctttaaaaaaaattcctatAGGAAACAAGAtcttatctatattaaaaaaatgactacAAAAGAGTAAGGCAGTGGTCCAAATCATTGTGTATTTCTCTATACAAAACACATTGTAGTGATGCAAGAAATAGAATATCTTCACTACAAAATAATCTGTAATCAggtgatacaaataaaaatcatcTAACTGCTGGGTGTCTTCGGGTTGTTTTTGTTATCACTGGAGCATAATTGTTATGGTAAAGTGTCTAGGAAATGTCTTAACATTTGAAAGGCTAAATGTGGGAGGTTATTATCATTTAGAGTAGAAATATGATGCATTTATTATACCATATTGGTATTCAGCTGTGCATTGCCTTTTTTGATTGTCATTTATATAAGCCTGCTTACTGGTGTTTTCAAATATGAAGGCTTTGTCATTTATCTGgcttcattttttgttttctattcaTTGTTGGTTGTGTATTTGTGGGTGTTGGTGCACACATGCATAGTCATCACTTTTCCTGTTTTAGGTGtcctaattgattttttttttttggtgtctGCAGTCTGTCCTTGTCACAATTGATCGCCATGAGTGGTATGCTCCACCTCAGATGTACACTCGTGATGACAGTTCTGGTCTGTGGACAGCTAAGCCTGCTATTCTGTGTGAGTCTTTGTTGCTGGCTCCAGGTTGCAACAGTACAGGTCAAAGTCTAAAAAATCAGACAATTCTGTCAAGTGGTGAGCCTGTTCATATTGAACGTATGCATCAAGGTAATTTTCAAGAGTTGACTGATGGTGTTACCAGTATGGAAACTGCCAGTGGAAATGCTTCTATGGAATCAAATTCTCAAGATGAATCTGATAGTGGGGGAAAGAAACGAGTAGAAGAGTATGCATCTGATGATGATTCAGTTGCTGACAGCTCTGTACATGGAAGAAGAGATGTTGAGTTGGAGTATCCAAGTACCATGGAAAATGCAGGTTCAAGAGACTATCAAGGTGCAGCTGCAGTGACAACAAATGCTTCATTAGCAGAACGTGTGATAGAGCCCACTCTTGTAATGCTTGAGGTAACAGTTGAAAGTTTGTTACATCATAATTGCCTTAAATTGGCTGTCTAATCTTGTTGTTTGCCATCGATTTTGGTATGCCATCTATACTTGTATTCTCTTTACTGCCTTCTTGAGATTAATGTTTTCATCACAAAAGGTTAAGTGCTGTATTTTGTATCTGGATTTACATTTGATACTGTATTATATATTGGACTCTGGCCTTGGCAAGTTTTACAGATCATTGACAGAATTTTCTTTGGCACAGTTCCTTTTTTTTGGCCAAtgaaattattctttctttcattatAAAATGTTTTCAGAGAAAGTGATGTATTCTTCTTGTAAATTTGTGTACTTTCCTTTGGTATCTGCTGGTGACAGGAATGATAGGCTATTAAATATTGAATGTGGCCAAGCTTAAAACTGTTAGAAATTTATTGCATATGGTTCACAAATTATATGCAGGACCACACAGAAACTTTCTCACTAAATTTTTCCATGAAGCAAAAGAGCTATAAcattattatatcttgttgaaaAATTCTAGACTATGAGGTCCTCTTTATGTAAAGGAGACAAactaaaataagttatttgTGGTTTTTCCTGTCGAAAAGTGTTTGAGATGATTTGGGTGTTGGCTGCTCTGCTAAGGTCACTATTTGGCTTCTTATAGTATTCTGtttgattcttttctttttttttttttaagtttttattattgtgAAACTGATAACATTAATCAATTGGTTGTTATCTAATGGAATCCTCTAGTGATGCCGGGAATGTCAATATAGCCCTTATTACTTTTTCTagtaattcaattttcaaagcCCGCATGCTACTGCATTAAGTTTTAAGAACCACTCTtctataataattgtaatattaatattgatcTATGATTATAGGTTTTATGATCAGTTAATATTTTGACTTGGTGATTTCTCTATATAATAAAGCTTGTATCGCAGATAATCTTCTGGAGTAGAATAAGTTGATTGTTATGCTTGCAGGTTCATGTACCACCATCATGTATGATTGATGGTGTCCATTCTCAACATTTTCTTGGAACTGGTGTCATTATATACCATTCTCAAAACATGGGGTTGGTGGCAGTTGACAAGAACACAGTTGCAATTTCTGCATCAGATGTGATGCTTTCATTTGCTGCTTTCCCAATTGAAATACCAGGAGAGGTAAACTTTTAGGGGGCATTTGGTTAGGAGTTTATAAAGACTACtctggtaatctatcttttattatttacattattttatttggtttctaagtaataaaatattttggtaattttctattaccaatggtgaTATAGCAGGTAATATAAggagtaatctgattactatctctcccttaggtattaaaagattaccaaggtaatcttgattttgttataactatatctttatttatttattaagttatttaggataaaaataatttcattttcaattaatataacaaataacataaaaaatattttagaataattatatctaagggtatttaagtaaaataatatcctagtattcttttattatctctaaccaaacataataattatttatacttatcatttttattaaattttattaaatataataataataatttatacccagtaatcctcaaggtaatctattttcaaagtaatcttctaattttgataataaaacattattcaaatcaaacgcCCCAAGCATAATTAGTTGAAAACCTTGTTTTATGGTATTGATTAAGTTTGCCTGCTTTCTGTTGCAGGTGGTTTTTCTCCATCCTGTTCACAATTTTGCTCTTGTTGCGTATGATCCTTCTGCCCTGGGGGCTGCTGGTGCTGCAGTGGTTCGTGCTGCTGAGTTACTTCCAGGTTGCCTTTTGCATTTATCATGCACTGTTGTCCTTCAGATTGCAATGTTCTATGTATTTTCTGTATTTTATTGATGCATCACCATCTGTATTATTTTTTAGCTTTTTACATTTGTACCTTCTTAAACAGAACCTGCATTGTGCCGTGGGGATTCAGTGTATCTTGTGGGGCTGAGTAGAAGTCTACGAGCAACATCTAGGAAATCCATTGTGACCAACCCATGTGCCGCTTTAAATATCAGATCAGCTGATTGTCCAAGATACAGAGCAATGAATACGGAAGTCATTGAGATTGATACTGGTAAGTGAGTCAGAATTGTTTATAATGAATCTTAACATCATGAAAATTGGTCCGAGTTAGTTGTTTTTCTTAAATGTTGTATCTCAGACTTCGGTATTACATTTTCGGGTGTGCTGTCTGATGAGCAAGGAAGGGTTCAAGCAATCTGGGGAAGGTTTTCAACTCAGGTTTTTACTGTGAAATACCTGCTTGCTATCTGGTACCATGTGGCAATCTGTTTTGATGCTTACTCTTCGATTTCAGGTGAAATTTGGTCGCAGTTCGTCAAAGGATCATCAATTTGTCAAAGGTATTCCAATATATACAATCAGCCAAGTTCTTGACAAAATTATTTCTGGAGCAAGCAGACCATCTCTTCTCGTAAATGGTGTTAAAAGGCCAATGCCATTCGTTAGGATTTTAGAGGTTGAACTTTATCCTACTTTGCTTTCAAAGGCTCGGAGCTATGGTCTTAGTGATGAATGGATCCAAGTACACTTTCTTCCTTATGCTTtgtttcatttaatattattattttttgcatgTGGAATATGAATCATCCATATTTTAGAAATTCTCTTATATGATGTGATATTCATTAATGGTAATATGTGTTCCTTAATTTTCCTGCTTGCTTACTGTGTACATAAGCTTTGATATTACTTTCCTTGGGGTTTTTGATACCAAACTGGGCAGTGACATTTTCTTGATATGCAAAATGAGAGGTGTTGCATTTTTGCTAGTTTGATTTTGTATTTCAAGATGGATTCCAATTGAACCTTCTTTTTATGCttcttaaaatgatatattttatacatacattttgaaataaaaaattctggCTATGgctatatttttcatttgtgtTGTTCATTGCTGGTCAATGTTTGCTGTAGGCTCTTGTCAAAAAGGATCCAGTGAGGCGGCAAGTTTTACGTGTGAAAGGTTGTTTGGCTGGATCAAAAGCTGAGAATTTACTTGAGCAAGGTGACATGGTGTTGGCAGTCAATAAGCAGGCTGTTACTTGCTTCCGTGACATAGAAAATGCTTGTCAAGAATTGGACaaatatgatgaaaatgatGGAAAGCTTGACCTGACAATTTTTCGGCAGGTAAGCAAACAGATCTGCtcttaataaaaattcagataTTAAATTCTGAGtcttcattttcttattatttatttatttattttgttttaagagTATAAACTtgagagatatatatatatttctttttttttttttcaattagcTTTCATTTATTGTGCATGATGTGTAAGATCCGAAAAAATccttatataaacataattttcagGGATGTGAAATTGAGATAAAGGCGGGAACAGATGTCAGGGATGGGAATGGCACAACACGTGTGATGAATTGGTGTGGATGTATTGTTCAGGATCCTCATCCTGCAGTCCGTGCTCTGGGATTTCTTCCTGAGGAAGGTCATGGTGTGTACATAGCAAAGTAAGAATTTCACATTTTCTTGTAGACTTCACATACTTTCTTTGATCGGAAAGAGCATAATGCTTGGATATTCTTCATGTAGAGGGACTAACGTTAGAGCCTTGCCATAAGTTTACTCAACCATATGGACCCGTTATAGGCAAttgttgtaaatttttttagtaatgttATACATAcccattttgaatatacaaataggtacacatttatatgtgtcatcacatgtttgcatgttattttatctttaattcaaaatctcttaATCACACGATGACACATATTAAATGTATAtcaatttgtgtatttaaagtggTACgcacaattttattgaaattttttatgtaattaataaattcatatcTTGTTTCTTTGTGGGTTTCAGtcacaatttttcttttcttttttttaaatatcttttgggtatttttgttttttttaagtattttcaCTTCCACTGTGACTGTTTCCTTTTTTACTTACGAAAAGTAATTCTCTTACAAGTTTAATAAAGTTCTGTTGTTCAGCATGATATTGATGATCTGTCTATGTTATCAGGAGGTGTCATGGTAGTCCAGCTGGTCAATATGGTCTATCAGCTCTTCAATGGATTGTTGAAATTAACGGAAAGCCAACTCCTGATCTAGACGCTTTGGTCG
The genomic region above belongs to Mangifera indica cultivar Alphonso chromosome 15, CATAS_Mindica_2.1, whole genome shotgun sequence and contains:
- the LOC123197761 gene encoding protease Do-like 7 translates to MGDPVNSPMTGIESSIKEELCMEIDPPIRDNVATAEDWRKALNKVVPAVVVLRTNACRAFDTESAGSSHATGFVVDKRRGIILTNRHVVKPGPVVAEAMFVNREEVPVYPMYRDPVHDFGFFCYDTSAVQFLQYEEIPLAPEIACVGLEIRVVGNDSGEKVSILAGTLARLDRDAPLCKRDGYNDFNTFYMQAASGTKGGSSGSPVIDWQGRAVALNAAGKSSSSSAFYLPLERVVRALKFLQKARDSYINKWEAVSIPRGTLQVTFLHKGFDETRRLGLQTGTEQMVRHASPPVETGLLVVDSVVPGGPAHSQLESGDVLVRVNGKVITQFLSLETLLDDSVENTIELQIERGGTSMTVNLVVQDLHSITPDYFLEVSGAVMHPLSYQQARNFHFPCGLVYVSEPGYMLYRAGVPRHAIIKKFAGQEIFQLDELISVLSKLSRGARVPLEYLSYTDRHRRKSVLVTIDRHEWYAPPQMYTRDDSSGLWTAKPAILCESLLLAPGCNSTGQSLKNQTILSSGEPVHIERMHQGNFQELTDGVTSMETASGNASMESNSQDESDSGGKKRVEEYASDDDSVADSSVHGRRDVELEYPSTMENAGSRDYQGAAAVTTNASLAERVIEPTLVMLEVHVPPSCMIDGVHSQHFLGTGVIIYHSQNMGLVAVDKNTVAISASDVMLSFAAFPIEIPGEVVFLHPVHNFALVAYDPSALGAAGAAVVRAAELLPEPALCRGDSVYLVGLSRSLRATSRKSIVTNPCAALNIRSADCPRYRAMNTEVIEIDTDFGITFSGVLSDEQGRVQAIWGRFSTQVKFGRSSSKDHQFVKGIPIYTISQVLDKIISGASRPSLLVNGVKRPMPFVRILEVELYPTLLSKARSYGLSDEWIQALVKKDPVRRQVLRVKGCLAGSKAENLLEQGDMVLAVNKQAVTCFRDIENACQELDKYDENDGKLDLTIFRQGCEIEIKAGTDVRDGNGTTRVMNWCGCIVQDPHPAVRALGFLPEEGHGVYIAKRCHGSPAGQYGLSALQWIVEINGKPTPDLDALVELTKEIEHREFVRVRTIRLNGKPRVITLKQDLHYWPTWELIFDPDSAMWHRKTIKALDYSSV